One part of the Rutidosis leptorrhynchoides isolate AG116_Rl617_1_P2 chromosome 1, CSIRO_AGI_Rlap_v1, whole genome shotgun sequence genome encodes these proteins:
- the LOC139886475 gene encoding lysine-specific demethylase JMJ29-like isoform X1 codes for MEATDGNHIVAKEEDEIGGEIADKKMNVDVKNEEALDLNDTEVIEKQNRGRKKKFVIDEEDDDDDQGFGKRSQRSTRKINVSYKIDPFEEIGNSLRKGPKVNKQQSNKRKKKDEGDEVKTRRPVVVDENGKPLTCHQCKRNDKGRVVICGNCKTKRYCVMCMPTWYPNMTEEMFAERCPVCLDNCNCKSCLRDVHPKVKGKIDFKPSIDEKVQYSLYILHVLLPFLERLNKENKKEKLIESKIQGCHVSEVKLKKAGCSSEERVYCDCCKTSIFDLHRSCPSCNYDLCLQCCRELRDGNPKGNKEEVNFEFIDPGADYLHGGDDTSIVAPKENIISEYLDGEDYKPVEKHDTEGLVPKDKIISELLDSGNDKPVEKHDTEGLVPKDKISHDWKCLDDGRISCPPESMGGCGRGILELMYVERQDRVSTLLNNAKDVLETHKSVDDIHEIPKEWCTCSNSVTENDGDKQLRKAAFRVDSDDNYLYCPRAIDIQSGDLKHFQWHWSKGQPVIVSNVLETTLGLSWEPMVMWRAFREVANSKHYTLLDVSALNCLNWCEVDINVHKFFTSYTDGLYDPEGWPQILKLKDWPPSNLFEERLPRHGVEFITSLPFKEYTHPRDGYLNLVTKLPAKCCKPDMGPKTYIAYGVAQELGRGDSVTKLHCDMSDAVNVLTHTSTWTLSSANLHRIKRLKKKHEAQEQRELLGPIIDNTTDVTAHEVDNNMSHTEKQDSSHNEEEDNSNEHTEDIEVDNGNSTCVDGLNMEDGGALWDIFRREDTPKLEEYLKKHFREFRHTFCRPLEQVIDPIHDQTFYLTVEHKRRLKEEFGIEPWTFVQKLGDAVFIPVGCPHQVRNLKSCIKVALDFVSPENVGECIRLTEDFRFLPQNHRAKEDKLEVKKIALHAVDAAIKDLKNPYRTEKDEENKPGQQKKRGRKLKA; via the exons ATGGAAGCAACTGACGGCAATCATATTGTTGCAAAGGAAGAAGATGAAATTGGTGGTGAAATTGCCGATAAGAAGATGAACGTTGATGTAAAAAATGAAGAAGCTTTAGATCTGAATGATACAGAAGTGATTGAGAAGCAAAACAGGGGTAGGAAGAAAAAGTTTgttattgatgaagaagatgatgatgatgatcaaggGTTTGGTAAAAGGTCTCAAAGAAGCACGAGAAAAATCAATGTTAGCTATAAAATTGATCCTTTTGAAGAAATTGGTAATAGTTTAAGGAAAGGGCCCAAGGTTAATAAACAACAGAGCAACAAAAGAAAGAAGAAAGATGAAGGAGATGAAGTTAAGACTCGCAGACCTGTGGTTGTTGATGAAAAT GGAAAACCGTTGACGTGTCATCAGTGTAAAAGGAACGACAAGGGTCGCGTCGTAATTTGCGGGAATTGTAAGACGAAGCGTTACTGCGTGATGTGTATGCCGACATG GTACCCGAACATGACAGAGGAGATGTTTGCTGAGCGTTGCCCTGTTTGTCTTGACAATTGCAACTGCAAATCTTGCCTACGCGATGTACATCCAAAA GTAAAAGGGAAGATTGATTTTAAACCAAGTATTGATGAGAAAGTTCAATATTCTCTATATATCTTACATGTCCTTCTTCCATTCTTGGAGCGTCTCAACAAGGAGAACAAGAAGGAAAAACTGATAGAGTCTAAAATTCAAG GATGCCATGTATCTGAGGTAAAGTTGAAGAAGGCAGGATGTAGCTCGGAGGAGCGCGTCTACTG CGACTGTTGCAAAACTTCAATTTTTGACTTGCATAGAAGCTGCCCCAGTTGCAATTATGATCTTTGCCTTCAATGTTGCCGGGAATTGCGTGACGGAAACCCTAAGGGAaacaaagaagaagttaactttgaATTTATAGATCCAGGTGCTGATTATTTACATGGTGGGGATGATACATCGATTGTAGCACCAAAAGAGAATATTATTAGTGAATATTTGGATGGTGAGGATTATAAACCTGTTGAAAAACATGATACAGAGGGTTTAGTACCAAAAGATAAGATTATTAGCGAATTATTGGATAGTGGGAATGATAAACCTGTTGAAAAACATGATACAGAGGGTTTAGTACCAAAAGATAAGATTAGTCATGATTGGAAGTGTTTGGATGATGGCAGAATTTCTTGTCCTCCCGAAAGTATGGGTGGTTGTGGACGTGGGATATTAGAGTTGATGTACGTTGAGAGACAAGACCGTGTTTCAACATTGTTGAATAATGCAAAAGATGTCTTAGAGACGCATAAATCAGTGGATGATATACACGAGATACCTAAGGAATGGTGCACTTGTTCAAATTCTGTTACTGAAAATGATGGTGATAAGCAGTTACGTAAGGCTGCATTTCGTGTGGATTCGGATGACAACTACTTGTATTGTCCAAGGGCTATTGACATTCAATCTGGGGATCTAAAACATTTTCAGTGGCATTGGTCGAAAGGTCAGCCTGTAATAGTCAGTAATGTTCTTGAGACCACACTTGGGTTGAGTTGGGAGCCAATGGTTATGTGGCGTGCTTTTCGCGAGGTTGCAAATTCTAAACACTACACACTTTTGGATGTCTCTGCTCTTAATTGTTTGAATTGGTGTGAG GTTGATATTAACGTTCATAAATTTTTTACAAGTTATACGGATGGGCTATATGATCCCGAGGGTTGGCCTCAGATCCTTAAGTTAAAAGACTGGCCTCCATCAAATTTGTTTGAAGAACGTTTACCCCGTCATGGTGTTGAGTTTATTACTTCTTTACCCTTCAAAGAATATACACATCCTCGTGATGGCTATCTTAATCTAGTTACAAAGTTGCCTGCAAAATGCTGCAAGCCGGACATGGGTCCCAAAACGTATATAGCTTATGGTGTTGCTCAAGAATTAGGGCGTGGTGACTCTGTAACCAAACTTCACTGTGATATGTCTGATGCG GTTAATGTGTTGACTCACACTTCAACCTGGACCCTTAGCTCCGCTAATCTTCATCGCATAAAGAGATTAAAAAAGAAGCACGAGGCTCAGGAACAGAGGGAGCTCCTTGGACCCATTATTGATAACACCACAGATGTTACTGCTCATGAAGTTGATAATAATATGTCTCATACTGAGAAACAGGATAGTTCACATAATGAAGAAGAAGATAATAGCAATGAACACACAGAAGATATCGAAGTCGATAATGGAAATAGTACTTGTGTCGATGGGTTAAATATGGAAGATGGTGGCGCTTTGTGGGACATATTTAGGAGAGAAGATACTCCGAAATTGGAAGAATATCTTAAAAAACATTTCAGAGAGTTCAGACATACTTTTTGTCGTCCACTCGAGCAG GTTATCGACCCAATACATGATCAAACATTTTACTTAACCGTGGAGCATAAAAGAAGGCTTAAAGAAGAGTTTG gaatTGAACCATGGACTTTTGTCCAAAAACTTGGAGATGCTGTCTTTATACCTGTTGGTTGCCCTCATCAAGTTAGAAACCTTAAG TCATGTATAAAAGTTGCGTTGGACTTTGTTTCTCCTGAAAATGTTGGCGAATGTATCCGGTTAACAGAGGATTTTCGTTTTCTACCTCAGAATCATAGGGCAAAAGAAGATAAGTTGGAG GTGAAGAAAATAGCACTTCATGCAGTGGATGCAGCTATAAAGGACTTGAAAAATCCTTATCGAACTGA AAAGGACGAGGAGAATAAACCTGGTCAGCAGAAAAAACGTGGTAGGAAACTGAAGGCTTGA
- the LOC139886475 gene encoding lysine-specific demethylase JMJ29-like isoform X2: MEATDGNHIVAKEEDEIGGEIADKKMNVDVKNEEALDLNDTEVIEKQNRGRKKKFVIDEEDDDDDQGFGKRSQRSTRKINVSYKIDPFEEIGNSLRKGPKVNKQQSNKRKKKDEGDEVKTRRPVVVDENGKPLTCHQCKRNDKGRVVICGNCKTKRYCVMCMPTWYPNMTEEMFAERCPVCLDNCNCKSCLRDVHPKVKGKIDFKPSIDEKVQYSLYILHVLLPFLERLNKENKKEKLIESKIQGCHVSEVKLKKAGCSSEERVYCDCCKTSIFDLHRSCPSCNYDLCLQCCRELRDGNPKGNKEEVNFEFIDPGADYLHGGDDTSIVAPKENIISEYLDGEDYKPVEKHDTEGLVPKDKIISELLDSGNDKPVEKHDTEGLVPKDKISHDWKCLDDGRISCPPESMGGCGRGILELMYVERQDRVSTLLNNAKDVLETHKSVDDIHEIPKEWCTCSNSVTENDGDKQLRKAAFRVDSDDNYLYCPRAIDIQSGDLKHFQWHWSKGQPVIVSNVLETTLGLSWEPMVMWRAFREVANSKHYTLLDVSALNCLNWCEVDINVHKFFTSYTDGLYDPEGWPQILKLKDWPPSNLFEERLPRHGVEFITSLPFKEYTHPRDGYLNLVTKLPAKCCKPDMGPKTYIAYGVAQELGRGDSVTKLHCDMSDAVNVLTHTSTWTLSSANLHRIKRLKKKHEAQEQRELLGPIIDNTTDVTAHEVDNNMSHTEKQDSSHNEEEDNSNEHTEDIEVDNGNSTCVDGLNMEDGGALWDIFRREDTPKLEEYLKKHFREFRHTFCRPLEQVIDPIHDQTFYLTVEHKRRLKEEFGIEPWTFVQKLGDAVFIPVGCPHQVRNLKSCIKVALDFVSPENVGECIRLTEDFRFLPQNHRAKEDKLEVNKIALHAVDAAIKDLKNPYRTEKDEENKPGQQKKRGRKLKA; this comes from the exons ATGGAAGCAACTGACGGCAATCATATTGTTGCAAAGGAAGAAGATGAAATTGGTGGTGAAATTGCCGATAAGAAGATGAACGTTGATGTAAAAAATGAAGAAGCTTTAGATCTGAATGATACAGAAGTGATTGAGAAGCAAAACAGGGGTAGGAAGAAAAAGTTTgttattgatgaagaagatgatgatgatgatcaaggGTTTGGTAAAAGGTCTCAAAGAAGCACGAGAAAAATCAATGTTAGCTATAAAATTGATCCTTTTGAAGAAATTGGTAATAGTTTAAGGAAAGGGCCCAAGGTTAATAAACAACAGAGCAACAAAAGAAAGAAGAAAGATGAAGGAGATGAAGTTAAGACTCGCAGACCTGTGGTTGTTGATGAAAAT GGAAAACCGTTGACGTGTCATCAGTGTAAAAGGAACGACAAGGGTCGCGTCGTAATTTGCGGGAATTGTAAGACGAAGCGTTACTGCGTGATGTGTATGCCGACATG GTACCCGAACATGACAGAGGAGATGTTTGCTGAGCGTTGCCCTGTTTGTCTTGACAATTGCAACTGCAAATCTTGCCTACGCGATGTACATCCAAAA GTAAAAGGGAAGATTGATTTTAAACCAAGTATTGATGAGAAAGTTCAATATTCTCTATATATCTTACATGTCCTTCTTCCATTCTTGGAGCGTCTCAACAAGGAGAACAAGAAGGAAAAACTGATAGAGTCTAAAATTCAAG GATGCCATGTATCTGAGGTAAAGTTGAAGAAGGCAGGATGTAGCTCGGAGGAGCGCGTCTACTG CGACTGTTGCAAAACTTCAATTTTTGACTTGCATAGAAGCTGCCCCAGTTGCAATTATGATCTTTGCCTTCAATGTTGCCGGGAATTGCGTGACGGAAACCCTAAGGGAaacaaagaagaagttaactttgaATTTATAGATCCAGGTGCTGATTATTTACATGGTGGGGATGATACATCGATTGTAGCACCAAAAGAGAATATTATTAGTGAATATTTGGATGGTGAGGATTATAAACCTGTTGAAAAACATGATACAGAGGGTTTAGTACCAAAAGATAAGATTATTAGCGAATTATTGGATAGTGGGAATGATAAACCTGTTGAAAAACATGATACAGAGGGTTTAGTACCAAAAGATAAGATTAGTCATGATTGGAAGTGTTTGGATGATGGCAGAATTTCTTGTCCTCCCGAAAGTATGGGTGGTTGTGGACGTGGGATATTAGAGTTGATGTACGTTGAGAGACAAGACCGTGTTTCAACATTGTTGAATAATGCAAAAGATGTCTTAGAGACGCATAAATCAGTGGATGATATACACGAGATACCTAAGGAATGGTGCACTTGTTCAAATTCTGTTACTGAAAATGATGGTGATAAGCAGTTACGTAAGGCTGCATTTCGTGTGGATTCGGATGACAACTACTTGTATTGTCCAAGGGCTATTGACATTCAATCTGGGGATCTAAAACATTTTCAGTGGCATTGGTCGAAAGGTCAGCCTGTAATAGTCAGTAATGTTCTTGAGACCACACTTGGGTTGAGTTGGGAGCCAATGGTTATGTGGCGTGCTTTTCGCGAGGTTGCAAATTCTAAACACTACACACTTTTGGATGTCTCTGCTCTTAATTGTTTGAATTGGTGTGAG GTTGATATTAACGTTCATAAATTTTTTACAAGTTATACGGATGGGCTATATGATCCCGAGGGTTGGCCTCAGATCCTTAAGTTAAAAGACTGGCCTCCATCAAATTTGTTTGAAGAACGTTTACCCCGTCATGGTGTTGAGTTTATTACTTCTTTACCCTTCAAAGAATATACACATCCTCGTGATGGCTATCTTAATCTAGTTACAAAGTTGCCTGCAAAATGCTGCAAGCCGGACATGGGTCCCAAAACGTATATAGCTTATGGTGTTGCTCAAGAATTAGGGCGTGGTGACTCTGTAACCAAACTTCACTGTGATATGTCTGATGCG GTTAATGTGTTGACTCACACTTCAACCTGGACCCTTAGCTCCGCTAATCTTCATCGCATAAAGAGATTAAAAAAGAAGCACGAGGCTCAGGAACAGAGGGAGCTCCTTGGACCCATTATTGATAACACCACAGATGTTACTGCTCATGAAGTTGATAATAATATGTCTCATACTGAGAAACAGGATAGTTCACATAATGAAGAAGAAGATAATAGCAATGAACACACAGAAGATATCGAAGTCGATAATGGAAATAGTACTTGTGTCGATGGGTTAAATATGGAAGATGGTGGCGCTTTGTGGGACATATTTAGGAGAGAAGATACTCCGAAATTGGAAGAATATCTTAAAAAACATTTCAGAGAGTTCAGACATACTTTTTGTCGTCCACTCGAGCAG GTTATCGACCCAATACATGATCAAACATTTTACTTAACCGTGGAGCATAAAAGAAGGCTTAAAGAAGAGTTTG gaatTGAACCATGGACTTTTGTCCAAAAACTTGGAGATGCTGTCTTTATACCTGTTGGTTGCCCTCATCAAGTTAGAAACCTTAAG TCATGTATAAAAGTTGCGTTGGACTTTGTTTCTCCTGAAAATGTTGGCGAATGTATCCGGTTAACAGAGGATTTTCGTTTTCTACCTCAGAATCATAGGGCAAAAGAAGATAAGTTGGAGGTAAAC AAAATAGCACTTCATGCAGTGGATGCAGCTATAAAGGACTTGAAAAATCCTTATCGAACTGA AAAGGACGAGGAGAATAAACCTGGTCAGCAGAAAAAACGTGGTAGGAAACTGAAGGCTTGA